A single window of Cytobacillus dafuensis DNA harbors:
- a CDS encoding DUF4179 domain-containing protein: protein MFDFEKEEKELEKSRNTLQDLSISDDIANQAILEGMKRAKAMKMRKKKFLPIKVFLAASLFIISLITSVKVSDTMADYISNVPGIEKIVEFIRQDKGLLAAAENNYFQKIGTTVENGEVKVTIDSIVRDEKELLIFFNYRAKGVVDQIFPEEISLLDGNRNILPYRAYYSNLNPNGEKKYVNKATARVPLADGDILPEELILSFAFSVNDKMLNQNIDIPLTLDEDKFAAKKVINMNKSIKVEGQEITIKKVTIYPTQTAIDIMLNPENSKKIFGFNDIHLEDETGEKWEEIEPNDFISYENEMVIYLQSNYFSDPKELYLAFSSIRAVDKDELWVEIDPHKKKIIKAPKDGKISSVYKRWEELAITLETNPNFFDKQIFTYAEDLNGNIIGKGKSFGGGGSPNNNYVTYYVPYPTKEAVAGPIKLKLLDYPATINKKIKLKIK, encoded by the coding sequence ATGTTTGATTTTGAAAAAGAAGAAAAGGAATTAGAAAAATCGCGAAATACTCTTCAGGATCTATCCATTTCAGATGATATTGCAAATCAGGCCATTTTAGAAGGAATGAAGCGTGCAAAAGCTATGAAGATGAGAAAGAAAAAATTTCTCCCCATAAAAGTATTTCTAGCTGCAAGTTTATTCATTATTAGCCTTATTACATCTGTAAAAGTTTCCGATACAATGGCGGATTACATTTCAAATGTACCAGGCATAGAAAAAATAGTGGAGTTTATCCGTCAAGATAAAGGTTTATTAGCTGCTGCTGAAAATAACTACTTTCAAAAAATTGGAACAACCGTTGAAAATGGCGAGGTAAAAGTAACGATAGATTCAATTGTTCGAGATGAAAAAGAACTATTAATATTCTTCAATTATAGAGCTAAAGGTGTAGTTGACCAAATCTTCCCAGAAGAAATATCATTACTTGATGGCAATAGAAATATTCTTCCTTATAGAGCATACTACTCAAACCTTAATCCTAATGGAGAAAAAAAATACGTTAATAAAGCGACAGCTAGAGTTCCCTTAGCTGATGGGGACATCTTACCCGAAGAGCTTATTTTATCCTTTGCATTTAGTGTAAATGATAAAATGCTTAATCAAAATATTGATATACCTCTTACATTAGATGAAGATAAATTTGCAGCCAAAAAAGTTATAAACATGAACAAATCCATTAAAGTTGAAGGTCAAGAGATAACAATAAAAAAAGTAACGATTTACCCTACTCAAACAGCAATCGATATTATGCTTAATCCAGAAAACAGTAAAAAGATTTTTGGCTTTAATGATATACATCTAGAGGATGAAACAGGAGAAAAATGGGAGGAAATTGAACCTAATGATTTTATATCATATGAAAATGAAATGGTCATTTACTTACAAAGTAACTATTTCTCTGATCCAAAAGAACTTTACTTGGCTTTTAGCTCCATCCGTGCAGTCGATAAAGATGAGCTTTGGGTGGAAATTGACCCTCATAAGAAAAAAATTATTAAAGCACCGAAAGACGGCAAAATATCAAGTGTATATAAAAGGTGGGAAGAACTTGCCATTACATTAGAAACCAATCCGAATTTTTTTGATAAACAAATTTTTACGTATGCAGAAGATTTAAATGGAAATATCATAGGTAAGGGTAAATCATTTGGTGGGGGTGGTTCACCAAATAATAACTATGTGACCTATTATGTCCCGTATCCAACTAAAGAGGCTGTCGCTGGACCAATCAAGCTTAAATTATTAGATTACCCGGCCACTATCAATAAAAAAATCAAATTGAAAATAAAATAG
- a CDS encoding sigma-70 family RNA polymerase sigma factor: protein MEIIELIKNAQKGDDQAFYELMQIHKIRLLIIAMSYLRNEGEALEALQEVTFRAYRSIKKVQQAEYFSTWLIRIMLNYCHDHIQKNKRYGDKSLIENKGETVDYSRSIEIEEALEKIDSHSREVIILKYYHDLKIKDIADILDKPESTIKTWLYKGLQALREQLEERSELNV, encoded by the coding sequence TTGGAAATAATAGAACTCATTAAAAATGCACAAAAAGGAGATGATCAGGCCTTTTACGAATTAATGCAGATTCACAAAATTCGCTTGTTAATAATAGCGATGTCTTATTTGAGAAATGAGGGAGAAGCATTAGAAGCCTTGCAAGAGGTAACTTTCAGAGCATATCGCTCCATTAAAAAAGTACAACAAGCTGAATATTTTTCTACCTGGTTAATTAGAATTATGCTCAATTACTGCCATGATCACATTCAAAAAAATAAGAGATATGGAGATAAAAGTTTAATAGAAAATAAAGGAGAAACGGTGGATTACAGTAGAAGCATAGAAATTGAGGAAGCCTTAGAAAAAATAGATTCACACTCTCGTGAGGTCATTATTCTTAAGTATTATCATGATTTAAAGATAAAGGATATTGCTGATATTTTAGATAAGCCTGAAAGCACAATTAAAACATGGCTTTATAAAGGATTGCAAGCACTTCGAGAGCAACTTGAAGAAAGGAGCGAGTTGAATGTTTGA
- a CDS encoding aminoglycoside phosphotransferase family protein, translating to MMNASEKVNFIQKAFPTLKIHEIKENHRGWDNDIIMINHLDVFRFPKNEKIASKITIEKQLLDLLSEKKPFLSIPAYKLLYDENKRLICTHHQYIEGLPMIQCHDLTNENETAILLGDFLTKLHSIDYKKTELTTIHTSSYWNKFYSSIKEDVFPFLNQAEKDNINHLFDRFFNTFSNMGINKCVIHGDLTGANMIYHAEQNKLAGIIDFTDAQISDPAFDFAGIYWDFGAEFTKKVLSHYEGQEDIDSIFHRVSSFYGLQPIFHELLFAIKNGDKIDFHASLAKLFKLQEAPDS from the coding sequence ATGATGAATGCTAGTGAAAAAGTGAACTTTATTCAGAAGGCTTTTCCTACTTTAAAAATACATGAAATAAAAGAAAATCATAGAGGCTGGGACAACGATATTATCATGATTAATCATTTGGACGTCTTCCGTTTTCCCAAAAACGAGAAAATAGCTTCTAAAATAACAATAGAAAAACAACTGTTAGATCTTTTAAGCGAAAAAAAGCCTTTCCTTAGCATCCCTGCCTACAAGCTTCTTTACGATGAAAACAAAAGACTTATTTGCACTCATCATCAATACATTGAAGGTCTGCCAATGATCCAATGTCATGATCTAACAAATGAAAATGAAACTGCCATTCTTTTAGGAGATTTTCTAACAAAATTACATAGCATTGATTATAAAAAGACAGAATTAACAACAATCCATACTAGCTCATATTGGAATAAGTTCTACTCATCTATTAAAGAAGATGTCTTCCCTTTTTTAAATCAAGCTGAAAAGGACAATATTAATCATCTATTTGATCGTTTTTTTAATACTTTTTCGAACATGGGAATAAACAAATGTGTGATCCACGGAGACCTTACAGGGGCTAATATGATTTATCACGCTGAACAAAATAAACTAGCAGGAATTATAGATTTTACAGATGCTCAAATCAGTGATCCAGCATTTGATTTTGCGGGGATATATTGGGATTTTGGTGCTGAATTTACTAAAAAGGTTCTTTCGCATTATGAGGGACAAGAAGATATAGATTCTATTTTTCATCGAGTTAGTAGTTTCTATGGATTACAGCCCATTTTTCACGAATTGCTATTCGCGATTAAAAATGGCGATAAGATTGATTTCCATGCTTCCCTTGCTAAATTGTTTAAGTTGCAGGAAGCTCCGGATAGCTGA
- the psiE gene encoding phosphate-starvation-inducible protein PsiE, with translation MNKTKRDYENIINIIPMILQIVLNVSLVILAGILSVLLVKELIVFFQMLIESDSNDYKLFLANILIFFLYFEFISMIVKYFKENYHFPLRYFIYIGITAMVRLIIVDHDNPLNTLLYSLVILVLIIGYYIMHITPRVSIKK, from the coding sequence ATGAATAAAACGAAAAGAGACTATGAAAATATAATAAATATTATTCCTATGATTCTTCAGATCGTTTTGAATGTTTCCCTTGTTATTTTAGCAGGCATATTATCTGTTTTATTAGTAAAGGAGCTAATTGTTTTTTTCCAGATGCTAATTGAAAGTGACAGCAACGATTATAAACTCTTCCTTGCTAATATTCTCATATTCTTTTTGTATTTTGAATTTATCTCGATGATTGTGAAGTATTTTAAAGAGAATTATCATTTTCCACTGCGATATTTTATATACATTGGCATTACAGCAATGGTAAGACTAATTATTGTTGATCACGATAATCCGCTGAATACTTTGCTTTATTCCCTTGTTATTTTGGTTCTGATCATTGGGTATTACATCATGCATATAACTCCACGAGTATCTATCAAAAAATAA
- a CDS encoding DsbA family oxidoreductase, which translates to MTVKIKAYSDFICPFCFLGKGPLDEIAKEKDVEVEWMPFELRPNPYPKIDPWQEPEKLSSWESFIQPAAKKLGIDIRLPRVSPHPYTHLAFEGFQFAKEHGKGNDFHHRVFNAFFQEEQNIEDVEVLTELAGEVGLSKDDFREALVSRKYREVHQEALNHAYEEARIMAVPTFIIGDEVIQGLASKERLAQAIDKQIEKKETNEIDGMQCDFTGNC; encoded by the coding sequence ATGACTGTAAAAATTAAAGCTTATTCCGATTTCATATGTCCATTTTGTTTTTTAGGAAAAGGTCCTCTAGATGAAATTGCAAAGGAGAAAGATGTAGAAGTAGAATGGATGCCATTTGAATTACGTCCGAATCCATATCCTAAAATTGATCCTTGGCAGGAACCTGAAAAATTAAGCTCCTGGGAGTCCTTTATTCAGCCTGCCGCAAAGAAATTAGGAATTGATATACGTTTACCGCGTGTTTCTCCTCATCCATATACACATCTTGCCTTTGAGGGATTTCAGTTTGCAAAAGAGCATGGGAAAGGAAATGATTTTCATCACAGAGTATTTAATGCGTTTTTCCAAGAAGAACAAAATATTGAAGATGTAGAAGTATTAACAGAATTGGCAGGTGAAGTTGGACTATCTAAGGATGATTTTAGAGAAGCTTTAGTATCACGAAAATATCGTGAGGTGCATCAAGAAGCTCTAAATCATGCTTACGAAGAAGCGCGAATTATGGCTGTTCCAACATTTATTATTGGCGATGAAGTGATTCAAGGATTGGCCAGCAAAGAACGATTAGCACAAGCTATTGATAAACAAATAGAAAAAAAAGAAACAAATGAAATTGATGGCATGCAATGTGATTTTACAGGTAATTGCTAA
- a CDS encoding sigma-70 family RNA polymerase sigma factor gives MKEGAVILADIKKVQRAKKGNHKAFQELMEEEKIKLYKMAYVYMKNEADTLEVFQETVYKAFISIKDLKDERYFSTWLTRILINTAFDLLNKKKRVIPMEREVLESKINPYLPSEDHSDLMQAITELDEKYKTVLILRFYKDYTVKQIAEFLDCPDGTVKTNIHRGISLLREKMKEDCVNE, from the coding sequence ATGAAGGAAGGAGCAGTCATTTTGGCAGACATAAAGAAAGTCCAACGAGCTAAGAAAGGCAATCATAAAGCCTTTCAGGAGCTGATGGAGGAAGAAAAGATTAAACTTTATAAAATGGCTTATGTTTATATGAAAAACGAGGCAGATACGCTTGAGGTTTTTCAAGAAACCGTTTATAAAGCCTTTATTTCTATTAAAGATTTGAAGGATGAACGTTATTTCTCTACATGGCTAACTCGAATTTTGATTAATACGGCATTTGATCTTTTGAACAAGAAAAAAAGAGTCATTCCAATGGAAAGAGAAGTTTTGGAGAGTAAAATCAATCCTTATTTGCCTAGTGAAGATCATTCTGATTTGATGCAGGCGATAACAGAATTAGATGAAAAATATAAGACAGTTTTAATTCTTCGTTTTTATAAGGATTATACAGTCAAGCAAATTGCTGAGTTTCTAGATTGTCCAGATGGAACGGTGAAAACAAATATTCATCGAGGGATAAGTCTATTGCGAGAAAAGATGAAGGAGGATTGTGTAAATGAATAG
- a CDS encoding DUF4179 domain-containing protein — protein MNSQFPEFKNELEKISVPVEKLDKMIENTIKENRVKRSRKKIAFYSFSAAVVGFGLFIGSAMLSPAMAKVASHIPLVGTFFNDSADEGLSIAGQKGLTQVIDQSSKDNGITLTMNEIFYDGTRLTLGYTQESLFAIGDLERPTIEVNGKEINFSSGYSGEFITPKKYKGTIDITPTEELPEEFEMKMRIDAVGLIPGKWAFDFPVKQSNEVTVIRPMDVKMIDGAELQLASLKLGPAGTNLKFNVTVDEKSDFDPYMLNFYILDEKENVYDFVGSSGNGETENGIEKANLDYLYAPLKEGTKKVKVIPYIIPMVEDGYEEYSVSLDGQSLPFTMVQNEEEKVKVTDIQHKNDRVIVYFEVLSDAIIDNHASRNSIWLEDASGENLISKDKPLAERLEGNRFKQEFSTKNMKGLKLKTFNQPKPIMYEAFEIDLP, from the coding sequence ATGAATAGCCAATTCCCAGAGTTTAAGAATGAATTGGAAAAGATATCGGTGCCTGTAGAGAAGCTTGATAAAATGATCGAAAATACAATAAAGGAAAACAGAGTGAAGAGATCGAGAAAGAAAATTGCATTCTATTCATTTAGTGCTGCTGTGGTAGGGTTCGGATTATTTATTGGCTCAGCCATGCTATCCCCAGCAATGGCGAAGGTTGCATCACATATTCCGCTCGTTGGAACTTTTTTCAATGACTCAGCAGATGAAGGGTTAAGTATAGCGGGGCAGAAGGGATTAACACAGGTGATTGATCAATCATCAAAGGATAACGGCATAACATTGACAATGAATGAGATCTTTTACGATGGGACGCGTTTAACCTTAGGGTATACGCAGGAATCACTTTTCGCTATTGGAGACCTCGAACGGCCGACAATTGAGGTGAACGGAAAGGAAATTAACTTTAGTTCAGGATATTCAGGAGAATTTATTACCCCTAAAAAATATAAAGGAACGATTGATATTACACCAACTGAGGAGCTTCCAGAAGAGTTTGAGATGAAAATGAGAATCGATGCTGTCGGTCTCATTCCAGGAAAGTGGGCGTTTGATTTCCCGGTGAAGCAGTCGAATGAAGTAACTGTCATCAGACCAATGGATGTAAAAATGATTGATGGAGCAGAACTACAACTGGCATCTTTAAAGCTTGGTCCAGCAGGCACAAATCTTAAGTTCAATGTTACAGTGGATGAAAAAAGTGATTTTGATCCGTATATGTTAAATTTCTATATTTTAGACGAAAAGGAAAATGTGTATGATTTCGTTGGATCAAGTGGAAATGGTGAAACAGAGAACGGAATAGAAAAGGCAAATCTTGATTATCTTTATGCACCTTTAAAAGAGGGAACGAAAAAGGTTAAGGTTATTCCTTATATCATTCCAATGGTGGAGGATGGCTATGAAGAATACTCTGTTTCATTAGATGGACAAAGCCTCCCTTTCACAATGGTTCAAAATGAAGAGGAGAAAGTAAAAGTCACGGATATTCAGCATAAGAATGATAGGGTAATTGTCTATTTTGAAGTTCTAAGTGATGCTATTATTGACAATCATGCTTCCCGTAATTCAATTTGGCTAGAGGATGCAAGCGGGGAGAATTTAATATCTAAGGATAAGCCTTTAGCAGAAAGATTAGAAGGAAATCGGTTTAAACAGGAATTTTCAACAAAAAATATGAAAGGTTTAAAGCTGAAAACCTTTAATCAGCCAAAACCAATTATGTATGAGGCGTTTGAAATTGATTTACCATAA